A portion of the Bombina bombina isolate aBomBom1 chromosome 11, aBomBom1.pri, whole genome shotgun sequence genome contains these proteins:
- the MYL11 gene encoding myosin regulatory light chain 11, protein MAPAKKAKRKAAEGGSSNVFSMFDQTQIQEFKEAFTVIDQNRDGIIDKEDLRDTFAAMGRLNVKNEELDEMIKEASGPINFTVFLTMFGEKLKGADPEDVITGAFKVLDPEGKGSIKKQFLEELLTTQCDRFTPEEIKNMWTAFPPDVGGNVDYKNICYVITHGEEKDQE, encoded by the exons ATG GCACCAGCAAAGAAGGCCAAGAGAAAGGCAGCAGAGGGTGGTTCCTCCAATGTTTTCTCTATGTTTGACCAAACCCAGATCCAGGAGTTCAAGGAG GCTTTCACAGTGATTGATCAGAACAGAGATGGCATCATTGATAAGGAAGACCTAAGAGACACATTTGCCGCTATGG GACGTCTGAACGTGAAGAATGAGGAGCTTGATGAGATGATTAAGGAGGCATCTGGACCTATTAACTTCACCGTCTTCCTGACAATGTTCGGCGAGAAGCTGAAGG GTGCTGATCCAGAGGACGTCATCACTGGGGCGTTCAAAGTGCTTGATCCTGAAGGCAAAGGCTCCATCAAAAAGCAGTT CCTTGAGGAGCTTCTCACCACTCAGTGTGACAGATTTACCCCAGAGGAG ATTAAGAACATGTGGACAGCATTCCCCCCTGATGTGGGCGGCAATGTAGACTACAAGAACATCTGCTACGTGATCACCCACGGAGAGGAGAAGGACCAGGAATAA